TACCTTTTCGGCCCAAGAGATTGCCGAACTCATGCGGCCTAGCCTTCAGGAAGTGCAGATTATGCCCGATCTAGAAGGCCGTCCCCGTATGCTTAGCGGCAAAAAATAGGAAGGCTATGAGCATGTATTTTTTTCGCCCACCTTTTATCCCCAAGGATAAACATGATGATTTGGCGGTAGATATTTTGGCCCAAACGGAGGCCGAAATTTGGCTGCCCTTTGCCCATGAACTCCTAGAGTGGTTGCAAGATCGCAACTGGCCCGTTGCGCCCCTAATTGCGGAGGTATTAAAGGAGGAATTGCCCCAGCTAGAAAAAGAAATAGCCCATATTCTGCAAACAGAAGATGGGCATTGGAAATATGATCTCTTAATGCTTTTTGGGCCCGATTGGCCCCCTAGCTGGCGGCAGATGCTCGCTCCTTTGGTCTTTCGGCCCTCTCGGCTCGATTGGGAGGCAGAGGTGGACCAAATTGCCAGCGAAATCTATTTTGCCCCCTTCGATATGGAAGAGGTGCAGGGCCTGAGTTGGCGCCCCATGGAAGAGGGACACCCTCTGGCCGAAAAATTACAAGAACGCTTTTCGGCAGAGCTGCTCGCTAGCCAAGAAGAACCCAAGAACTGGCCCAAATGGCGGGGCCGCCTACAATTTGAATTGGCCGAAGAATTAGGCCTCGATATTTTGGTGCACTATCACTAGTTGCCGCCCGATCGCTTTGTCTGGCTATAGCCCCATTTCTTGAGCAATTCTAGCACTTTTTCCGCCTGTTTTCCCTGCACAATAATTTCCCCATCCTTGGCGCTTCCCCCCACGCCACAACTGGCTTTCAGCTTTTTGCCCAAGGCCTTGAGCTCCTCCTCTGGCCCTACAAATCCAGTGACCAAAGTGACTTCTTTTCCTCCTCTTTTCTTGCGGTCAATTTGCACTCTTAGGCGCTGCTGCTGTGGGGGCAACAACTCCTCCTCCAAAGGCTCATCATTCCATTCAAAATTGGGATCAGTCGAATAAAAGTTGAGTTTTTTCTTCTTCTTTGCCATCTTCCTTTCTGATTTAATTTTTTTTGGGGCCTCCGCAGCAAGCTGCGGCGCTACGTTTCGGGGCTCGCTATTCGCTCGGCCCTTCGGCGCTAGGCGCCTCGGTCTGGCCTTCGGCCACCCCTACACATCGCTAGGCCGACGGCCCTTCGGGCCTATTTCCAAGCTAAGGGAGAATTGGACCAAAGCTTGGCCAAAACAAATAAAAAAAGGTCGAAAATGCAAATTTGCATAATCGACCTTTAAGTGCCTCGGGCGGGACTCGAACCCGCACGGTGTCGCCACCACAGGATTTTGAATCCAGCGCGTCTACCAATTTCGCCACCAAGGCTAGAGAAAAACTTTGTTGCTTCCCTTTGGAAGCGTTGCAAATATAAGGCGGTTTTTCTTATTTCCAAATTTATTTAGCCCATTTCCTCTATTTTTTTCAAATTTTCTTTGATTCGGGCCAAATACTTCCGCTTATAGTGGTAGTCTAAAACGGGTTCAAGCAATTGATTTTCTTTGCTTTGGGCCAAATCATAGGCCTCAATGGCCTGTTTGATATTTTCTTTTAACTTTTTTTCAAAAGCCTGAATATCGGCTAAAATAGTTTGGTAAGCTTGAGCATCGAAATCAAACTGCAGCTCCATGATGGTTTCGTTAATCTCCATCATCTCCATCAAAAAAGCTTGCGGAAGGGCTGCATTTTGCCCTTCCTGCAAGAGT
This genomic interval from Saprospira grandis contains the following:
- a CDS encoding DUF5071 domain-containing protein; this encodes MSMYFFRPPFIPKDKHDDLAVDILAQTEAEIWLPFAHELLEWLQDRNWPVAPLIAEVLKEELPQLEKEIAHILQTEDGHWKYDLLMLFGPDWPPSWRQMLAPLVFRPSRLDWEAEVDQIASEIYFAPFDMEEVQGLSWRPMEEGHPLAEKLQERFSAELLASQEEPKNWPKWRGRLQFELAEELGLDILVHYH
- a CDS encoding translation initiation factor; the protein is MAKKKKKLNFYSTDPNFEWNDEPLEEELLPPQQQRLRVQIDRKKRGGKEVTLVTGFVGPEEELKALGKKLKASCGVGGSAKDGEIIVQGKQAEKVLELLKKWGYSQTKRSGGN
- the hscB gene encoding Fe-S protein assembly co-chaperone HscB, translating into MDYFEFYELPRQFSLDEKALKRKYLQMSKRFHPDFHSLSSEKEQEEALEKSTLNNKAYKVLKAFDSRLRYILELHGLLQEGQNAALPQAFLMEMMEINETIMELQFDFDAQAYQTILADIQAFEKKLKENIKQAIEAYDLAQSKENQLLEPVLDYHYKRKYLARIKENLKKIEEMG